The sequence below is a genomic window from Vibrio spartinae.
ATCTGTGGGTTTGGCAATGACGGCGCTTCTGGCCTTTATGAGCTATAAACGTGTTACCCATCTGACACCTTATCTGATCATTGGTGCAATTCTCTGGGTTGCGGTGTTGAAATCAGGTGTCCATGCGACTCTGGCTGGTGTTGTGCTTGGTTTCTCGATTCCGCTGAAAGGAAAAGATGCGCATTCCTCCCCGTTAAAGCAACTGGAGCACTGGCTACATCCCTATGTGTCCTTCATTATTTTACCTATCTTTGCGTTTGCCAATGCAGGGATTCCGATGGATGCGATTTCTAGCGAGGTATTGACTAGTCCTGTGCCATTGGGCGTTGCGTTAGGACTCTTGCTTGGTAAACCGCTCGGGGTGTTTAGTTTCTGCTATGCTGCGCTGAAATTGGGGGTTGCAAAACTGCCGCGCGGGGTACAGATCAAACAGATATTTGCAGTGTCTGTGCTGTGTGGTATCGGTTTTACTATGTCGATCTTTATCTCTTCGCTGGCGTTCGGTGAAATTGCGGAAGCACTCGATACTTACGCAAGGTTAGGGATTTTACTCGGGTCAACGGTTGCAGCAATACTCGGATATATTTTATTGAGTCTTGCTTTGCCCGCGAAGAACACAGAAAAAGTCACCGTTTCGGATGAACTTTAAACCAATAATTATCGTGAAAGACGGGGCTTTGCCCTCGTCTTTTTTTGGGAAATTGTTCAGAAAAATAATTGCAAGTTGTGTCCGTTGTATGTTAGATTTCGCGACAATCTCGGAGTGAATCACACTTTCTGGGGGATACGCGTAGTGAACATTCAGGCTGATTGTGTCATTACGTAGGGTAGGTATCAGCAAATCCTTTTGTTGATAGACGGGATACTCTAGTCGTGGGAGCGGCATCAAAATGGGAAACCCAACATTGAAACCATATATTTTATCTTCATTAATCAGCTTTGTTCTTCCTCAATGCCCTGTCCAGCAGGACAGTAGTATTACTGAACCTTGATACCCAGCAATCGCTGATTTTCCACTTTATTTATTGTGTCTCTAAACACGTCTGTCGTATATATCCGATTGTCCAGATGATGTAAGAGGCCGGTTGCTATTACCCATCCTTATCATTGATATTTTTATTCCTTAAAGATGGGCGTTTTTCCTGAGGGGGCGCAGATGAGTACTGCCTTTGAAGTCAATCAAAATATTTCACCAGTTTTTTCATCACAATTACCTGACGTAAAAGGCGTTTATGATTTAACACCGGATCAGGTACTCTTAGATCAAGAGAAATACGAGTCTGAAGTTCGTTCGTATCCCCGGCGTTTGCCCATTGCTATCAAACAAGCTTATGGCCTTCTGGTTGAAGATACGCGCGGTCAGATTTTTCTTGACTGTCTTGCCGGTGCCGGGACTTTGGTGCTTGGATATAATCATCCGGAAATCAATCAGGCATTAAAAGAGCAGTTAGATACAGGACTGCCTTATCAAACGCTGGATATGACTACACCAGCGAAAGATCATTTTATTAAGCAGGTTCGCTCATTTCTCCCTCAAGAGCTTAGCTCGAACTGTGCGATTCAGTTCTGTGGACCTTCCGGTGCCGATGCCGTAGAAGCCGCTATCAAGCTCGCCAAACAAACGACGGGTCGCAATACGATGTTTGCCTTCCGTGGTGCATACCATGGTATGACCAACGGGACGATGGGCATGATGGGGAATTTGAATACCAAAGCCCGTCGGACCGGTTTGATGTCTGATGTCCATTTTATGCCGTTTCCTTATCACATTCGCTGTCCGTTTGGTCTTGGCGGAGAAGAGGGCGCGCGCGCCAGTATTCGTTACATTGAACGGCTATTGGGCGATGATGAAGCTGGGATCATGAAGCCGGCAGGGATCATTGTCGAACCGGTTCAAGGGGAAGGGGGGGTTGTTCCTGCGCCTGCATTCTGGCTTCGTGAACTCCGTCGTATTTGTGATGAACACGGTATCTTACTGATTTTTGATGAAGTGCAGTGTGGTGTCGGCAAAACTGGCTACAACTTTGCGTTTGAAGAAGCGGGTATTATTCCGGATATTCTTTGTCTGTCCAAAGCGATTGGCGGTGGATTGCCAATGTCGCTGCTCGTCTTCAAAAAAGAAGTCGATACATGGCGTGCCGGTGAGCATACCGGTACATTCCGTGGTAACCAGTTAGCAATGGTCTCCGGTGCGAAAGCGCTGGAAAT
It includes:
- the nhaA gene encoding Na+/H+ antiporter NhaA, whose amino-acid sequence is MTQMIRKFFSMESSSGVMLIFASILAMWVANSSLQGLYEEVLHIKLVGLSLRHWINDGLMAVFFLLIGLEVKRELFIGALNKKETAMFPAIGAVGGMLAPALIYAFFNQGDALAIQGWAIPAATDIAFALGIMALLGNRVPASLKVFLLALAIIDDLGVIVIIALFYNSDLSTLALSVGLAMTALLAFMSYKRVTHLTPYLIIGAILWVAVLKSGVHATLAGVVLGFSIPLKGKDAHSSPLKQLEHWLHPYVSFIILPIFAFANAGIPMDAISSEVLTSPVPLGVALGLLLGKPLGVFSFCYAALKLGVAKLPRGVQIKQIFAVSVLCGIGFTMSIFISSLAFGEIAEALDTYARLGILLGSTVAAILGYILLSLALPAKNTEKVTVSDEL